A single Anatilimnocola floriformis DNA region contains:
- a CDS encoding RidA family protein, whose amino-acid sequence MTPTEKAQSLGITFTEQAPGYLNMCIKTGNQLMTSGHVSDTKGVLGTGLTVDEGYKAARECAVKILRSVHQAHGTLNGLRVLKVLGCVYSAPSFTDQHLVINGASDLFHEIFGKTTDGYHARSALGFAALPTGAAVEVEAIFEIKS is encoded by the coding sequence ATGACTCCCACCGAAAAAGCTCAGTCGCTCGGCATCACGTTTACCGAGCAGGCACCTGGTTACCTCAACATGTGCATCAAGACCGGCAACCAGCTGATGACCTCGGGTCACGTGAGCGATACCAAGGGCGTGCTCGGGACCGGCTTGACCGTGGATGAGGGCTACAAGGCGGCCCGCGAGTGCGCGGTGAAGATTCTCCGTTCGGTGCATCAAGCCCACGGCACGCTGAACGGCTTGCGTGTGCTCAAGGTGCTCGGCTGCGTCTATTCGGCGCCGAGCTTCACCGACCAACACCTGGTAATCAACGGCGCATCGGACCTCTTCCACGAAATCTTCGGCAAGACCACCGACGGCTATCACGCCCGCTCGGCGCTTGGATTCGCCGCACTGCCGACTGGTGCGGCTGTTGAAGTGGAAGCGATTTTTGAGATCAAGAGCTGA